From Candidatus Eisenbacteria bacterium:
AGGCGTGGTTCAGGGCCTACTACACCGATGGGCTAATCGATTATGCGAAAGGCCTTCCGAGGAGAATCAGGTGCTACGGGGGCAGAATCGCGATCTATCTGACCCCGGGCGGCGATGTTTATCCGTGCAACATACTGCCGGACAGGATGGGGAATATTCTTGAAGATAGCTACGAGACCATAGCTTCCCATTCGAAGGCAATATTCGAAAAAGTGGACAGCTGCCCCGTGCAGTGCTGGATGAGCTGCACCGTGGCGCCGGTTATGAGACTGAATCCATTCAAGCCGCTCCTGTGGGCCTTGAGGACAAAGTTCTTCGGCAGGAACGGCTACGAGGCCTGGAGAGAATCACAAGCTCCGGAAGAGAATCACGTACACACTGGAGGATAGCGATTCCGGCACATCTCAAATGAGGATTCTTAACGTAAACAAATTTTACTATCGCAAAGGAGGGTCCGAGACATATTTCTTTGATTTGGCCCGGCTCCTTGAAGAAAAAACGAATGAAGTCATCCCGTTTTCAATGAATGATTCGAGGAACATCGAAAGCAGGTTCGAGAACTGCTTCGTTTCGGGAGCGGACTACAACCTGAAGGAAGGGACACTGAAGGAGATTCGGAAGGCGATGAATGTGGTGTATTCAAAGGAAGCAAGACGGAAGCTGTCTCAGATGATAGACAGAAATCCTGTTGATCTTGTTCACCTTCACAATATCAGTCACCAGCTTTCTCCTTCCATCATCAGGGAGGTAGGGAACAGGGGGCTTCCTGTTGTCTGGACTCTCCACGATTACAAGATCGTCTGTCCGGCATATCTTCTTTTCGTGAATGGAGTGGTGTGCGAGAAATGCAAAAACGGCAGGTTCTACAATGTCGTCCTTAGAAGGTGCAACCGCGGCTCCGTCTTGAGGAGTCTTACAAACTGCATTGAAATGTATCTCCACAGCATTCTCGGCACTTTCAAGTCGGTTTCCTTTTTCGTTTCGCCGTCAAGATTTCTCATGAACAAAATCATCGAGATGGGAGTTGATGAAAAGAGAGTGGTTCATCTCCCGTATTTCCTGCGGACAGAAGAGTATGAGCCTCTCTACAGGGATGAGGGTTACTTCGCTTACGTGGGCAGGCTTTCGAGAGAAAAGGGAATAATGACGCTTCTTGATGCGGCGCGCAGACTCGGAAAATGCAATCTGAAGATTGTGGGCGGAGGAGAACTCCGTGATGAAGTACTTGAGATCAGCAAGGATATCCCCGGTGTGGAACTGGTTGGGCACCTCTCCGGTGAGAGGCTGCGAGACATCTGGAGGAAGGCGTCCTTTGTCGTTGTTCCCTCAGAGTGGTACGAGAATCTGCCGTACTCTGTTCTCGAATCATTAGCCTTGGGAAAGCCGGTGATCGGTTCGAGAATTGGCGGCATACCTGAGCTTGTGGTTGACGGAGAGACCGGATTCCTGTTCGAACCCGGGAACTCGGAAGAACTGGCTGAAAAGATAGCGCTTCTCCAGGAAAGGTCTGAGCTCAGACAGAAGATGGGCAGGAAGGCAAGGGAAAAGACCGAAAAAGAGCTTGGCCCGGAAGCACACTACTCGCGGCTTCTGGACATCTACGGGAATGCCATCGCCTTGAAAAAGGCGGCTTAAGACTGGACTCGGGAAAGGGAGCATGAAGGATTCGAAGATTCCAATGCGGATAGCGATGATAGGACAGAAGGGGATACCTGCGACCTACGGCGGGATTGAACGGCACGTGGAGGAGGTCGGGAAGAGGCTCACCCAGAGGGGACACGAAGTTTACGTCTACAGCAGGGCTCACTACACAAAGGTGAGAGGCAGGTATCAGGGGATTCATCTCATCCGTCTGCCATCGGTCAACACCAAGCATCTTGACACTGCGTCGCACTGCATGTTTGCGAGCATAGACATGATTTTCAGGAACTTCGACATTGTTCATTTCCATGCTCTCGGTCCATCGGTGTTCTCGTTGCTGCCCAGGATCTTCGGGAAAAAATCCGTCGTGACGATTCACGGCCTTGACTGGCAAAGGCAAAAATGGGGCCAATTCGCTTCATGGATACTCAAGAGATGCGAATATCCGGCCATAAGATTCCCCAACCGGACGATTGTGGTTTCAAAGACTCTTCGGGATTATTTCGGGTCAAAGTTCTCGACAAAGCCCGATATCATTCCGAATGGAACGAATCTCCCTGTTTTCAGAGAGGCCAGTAAGATAAGGAGAAAGTACAAACTC
This genomic window contains:
- a CDS encoding glycosyltransferase family 4 protein; this translates as MRILNVNKFYYRKGGSETYFFDLARLLEEKTNEVIPFSMNDSRNIESRFENCFVSGADYNLKEGTLKEIRKAMNVVYSKEARRKLSQMIDRNPVDLVHLHNISHQLSPSIIREVGNRGLPVVWTLHDYKIVCPAYLLFVNGVVCEKCKNGRFYNVVLRRCNRGSVLRSLTNCIEMYLHSILGTFKSVSFFVSPSRFLMNKIIEMGVDEKRVVHLPYFLRTEEYEPLYRDEGYFAYVGRLSREKGIMTLLDAARRLGKCNLKIVGGGELRDEVLEISKDIPGVELVGHLSGERLRDIWRKASFVVVPSEWYENLPYSVLESLALGKPVIGSRIGGIPELVVDGETGFLFEPGNSEELAEKIALLQERSELRQKMGRKAREKTEKELGPEAHYSRLLDIYGNAIALKKAA
- a CDS encoding glycosyltransferase family 4 protein codes for the protein MKDSKIPMRIAMIGQKGIPATYGGIERHVEEVGKRLTQRGHEVYVYSRAHYTKVRGRYQGIHLIRLPSVNTKHLDTASHCMFASIDMIFRNFDIVHFHALGPSVFSLLPRIFGKKSVVTIHGLDWQRQKWGQFASWILKRCEYPAIRFPNRTIVVSKTLRDYFGSKFSTKPDIIPNGTNLPVFREASKIRRKYKLEPGDFILFVGRLVPEKGCHYLIEAFNKVATSKKLVFAGGSSFSDSYARELKKSESEKIRFLDYVYGDELEELWSNAYIVAQPSTLEGLSISLLEAMSYGRCIVTSDIPENLEVVGDNAVPFKSGDPDDLSQKLELLLGNEELVRSYEKRTKQFVTEKYSWEKIVDSTEAIYKEILSAK